In one Juglans regia cultivar Chandler chromosome 11, Walnut 2.0, whole genome shotgun sequence genomic region, the following are encoded:
- the LOC108987666 gene encoding tryptophan aminotransferase-related protein 4-like: MAKKNMSMFVACFVSSLVLNLFFIINLYVGEDSKLGLSWSKKAAADAEAVAAISCSGHGRAYLDGLVLNEKGFPVCECNSCYGGPDCSEFSPACAVNADGGDPYFLEPFWRQHAASSAVVVAGWHRMGYSYSDHTFISQELERHVRILHSIVGNAVTAGRYIVFGAGSTQLLNAAVNALSTDNSSMPAPIVASIPYYPVYKMQTDIFQSIIFKFEGDASLWKNSTSDATVNVIEFVTSPNNPDGQPNKAVLSGPNAKAIHDHAYYWPHFSPIPTPADEDVMVFTISKLTGHASTRFGWAIIKDKAVYERMIQYMNLNTFGVSRDSQLRALKLLKVVIEGGGREIFEFGYKTMRDRWQKLSETLSKSKRFSLQKIAPQYCSFFHEVRESSPAYAWVKCEREEDRDCNAVLQGANINGREGSMYSAEDRYVRLSLIRSQDDFDLLLQRLNKLMLGEEGAKPL; encoded by the exons ATGGCCAAGAAAAATATGTCCATGTTTGTAGCGTGCTTTGTATCTTCCTTGGTTCTCAATCTCTTCTTTATCATCAATCTGTACGTGGGTGAAGATTCAAAGCTCGGCCTCAGTTGGAGCAAAAAAGCTGCAGCAGATGCCGAGGCTGTGGCTGCTATATCATGCTCAGGCCATGGCAGAGCCTACTTGGATGGGTTGGTTCTTAACGAAAAGGGATTTCCGGTTTGTGAGTGCAATTCTTGCTATGGAGGCCCTGACTGCTCTGAGTTTTCACCTGCTTGTGCTGTAAATGCTGATgg TGGAGATCCATATTTTCTGGAGCCATTCTGGAGGCAACATGCAGCAAGCAGTGCAGTTGTAGTGGCGGGATGGCATCGAATGGGGTATTCATACAGTGACCACACTTTCATCAGTCAAGAGCTAGAGAGGCATGTCCGCATCTTACATTCCATTGTTGGAAATGCAGTCACTGCCGGAAGGTACATCGTCTTTGGTGCCGGCTCGACTCAACTTCTTAATGCAGCTGTTAACGCATTATCCACTGATAATTCCTCTATGCCTGCACCGATAGTTGCATCAATTCCTTATTATCCG GTTTATAAAATGCAAACGGACATTTTTCAATCAATTATCTTTAAGTTTGAAGGAGATGCATCCCTATGGAAGAACAGTACTTCAGATGCTACTGTGAATGTCATTGAGTTTGTAACTTCACCAAACAATCCGGATGGACAGCCGAACAAGGCAGTTCTTAGTGGTCCAAATGCCAAAGCAATTCATGATCATGCCTATTATTGGCCACACTTTTCACCCATTCCAACTCCAGCAGATGAAGATGTCATGGTGTTCACAATTTCTAAACTGACGGGTCATGCCAGCACTAGATTTGG GTGGGCAATAATAAAGGATAAGGCTGTGTACGAACGAATGATACAGTATATGAACTTGAACACTTTCGGTGTTTCTCGAGATTCTCAATTAAGAGCTTTAAAGCTCTTAAAAGTAGTCATTGAAGGGGGAGGAAGAGAAATCTTTGAATTTGGCTACAAGACCATGAGAGATCGATGGCAAAAATTGAGTGAGACTCTATCCAAGTCGAAACGCTTCTCTCTCCAGAAAATTGCACCTCAGTACTGCAGTTTTTTCCATGAAGTTAGGGAATCTTCACCAG CTTATGCATGGGTGAAGTGTGAGAGGGAAGAGGACAGAGATTGTAATGCGGTCCTCCAAGGAGCCAATATTAATGGCCGTGAAGGCAGCATGTATAGTGCTGAAGATCGTTACGTACGTCTGAGCCTCATACGAAGCCAAGACGATTTTGATTTACTACTTCAACGTTTGAACAAACTCATGTTGGGGGAAGAAGGGGCAAAGCCTTTGTAA
- the LOC108987667 gene encoding tryptophan aminotransferase-related protein 4-like — MAKENVSMHVARLVSSTVLNLFFIINLCVAENRKLGLSWSKKAAADAEAVAAISCSGHGRAYLDGLVLNEKGFPVCECNSCYGGPDCSELSPACAVNAGSGDPYFLEPFWRQHAASSAVVVAGWHRMGYSYSDNTYMSQELEKRVRILHSIVGNAVTAGRYIVFGAGSTQLLNAAVNALSTDNSSMPAPVVASIPYYPVYKTQTDIFQSINYKFEGDASLWKNSTSDATVNVIEFVTSPNNPDGQPNKAVLSGPNAKAIHDHAYYWPHFSPIPTPADEDVMVFTISKLTGHAGTRFGWAIIKDKAVYDRMIQYMDLNTMGVSRDSQLRALKLLKVVIEGGGREIFDFGYKTMRDRWQKVSETLSKSKRFSLQKIAPQYCNFFHKVRESSPAYAWVKCEREEDRDCNAVLQGANINGRNGSVYSAEDRYVRLSLIRSQDDFDLLFQRLNKLV; from the exons atgGCGAAGGAAAATGTGTCCATGCATGTAGCGCGCTTGGTATCTTCCACGGTTCTCAATCTCTTCTTTATCATCAATCTGTGCGTGGCTGAAAATAGGAAGCTCGGCCTCAGTTGGAGTAAAAAAGCTGCAGCAGATGCCGAGGCTGTGGCTGCTATATCATGCTCAGGCCATGGCAGAGCCTACTTGGATGGGTTGGTTCTTAACGAAAAGGGATTTCCGGTTTGTGAGTGCAATTCTTGCTATGGAGGCCCTGACTGCTCTGAGCTTTCACCTGCTTGTGCTGTAAATGCTGGAAG TGGAGATCCATATTTTTTGGAGCCATTCTGGAGGCAACATGCAGCAAGCAGTGCAGTTGTAGTGGCGGGATGGCATCGAATGGGGTATTCATACAGTGACAACACTTACATGAGTCAAGAGCTAGAGAAGCGTGTCCGCATCTTACATTCCATTGTTGGAAATGCAGTCACTGCCGGAAGGTACATCGTCTTTGGTGCCGGCTCGACTCAACTTCTTAATGCAGCTGTTAACGCATTATCCACTGATAATTCCTCTATGCCCGCACCGGTGGTTGCATCAATTCCTTATTATCCG GTTTATAAAACGCAAACGGACATTTTTCAATCAATCAACTATAAGTTTGAAGGAGATGCATCCCTATGGAAGAACAGTACTTCAGATGCTACTGTGAATGTCATTGAGTTTGTAACTTCACCAAACAATCCGGATGGACAGCCGAACAAGGCAGTTCTTAGTGGTCCAAATGCCAAAGCAATTCATGATCATGCCTATTATTGGCCACACTTTTCACCCATTCCAACTCCAGCAGATGAAGATGTCATGGTGTTCACAATTTCTAAACTGACGGGTCATGCCGGCACTAGATTCGG gtggGCAATAATAAAGGATAAGGCTGTGTACGACCGAATGATACAGTATATGGACTTAAACACTATGGGTGTTTCTCGAGATTCTCAATTAAGAGCTTTAAAGCTCTTAAAAGTAGTCATTGAAGGGGGAGGAAGAGAAATCTTTGACTTTGGGTACAAGACCATGAGAGATCGATGGCAAAAAGTGAGTGAGACTCTATCCAAGTCGAAACGCTTCTCTCTCCAGAAAATTGCACCTCAGTACTGCAATTTTTTCCATAAAGTTAGGGAATCTTCACCAG CTTATGCATGGGTGAAGTGTGAGAGGGAAGAGGACAGAGATTGTAATGCGGTCCTCCAAGGAGCCAATATTAATGGCCGTAACGGCAGCGTGTATAGTGCTGAAGATCGTTACGTACGTCTGAGCCTCATACGAAGCCAAGACGATTTTGATTTACTGTTTCAACGTTTGAACAAACTCGTGTAG